A genomic region of Enterococcus sp. 12C11_DIV0727 contains the following coding sequences:
- a CDS encoding helix-turn-helix domain-containing protein — MKIGETLRFFRKKLHLTQKEMLDNHLDPSSYSRIEHGKQIIRIDTLAEVLKKLSLSPEEFFARISLDEDQKKFKALFYYCAEHLDNQSMKQKLVDYYLKLAKFQHNLKELSNYIVIKVYFSQFWSEIDPITDKEIQEIVNYLLKKDYYQQFDYLIISNTIRFFSTKQQDLVLSRAIPISDEDLRDSTTLNFAYNMLTNVISSRIHERDYEGAAKYLSIAKKQDKKGKNYNFRMNLQYLNNLLEYLVTGEHHYMEYLYDFIKLIENIGDLQQAETLKKEVTYLTHSNFTVTDKTSFPNGLFRY; from the coding sequence ATGAAAATAGGCGAAACTTTAAGATTTTTCAGAAAGAAATTACATCTAACACAAAAAGAAATGTTGGATAATCATTTAGATCCTTCCTCTTATTCCCGTATCGAGCACGGGAAACAAATTATCAGAATTGATACTTTAGCTGAAGTTTTAAAAAAATTATCCCTCTCACCTGAAGAATTTTTTGCACGAATCTCTTTGGATGAAGACCAAAAAAAATTTAAGGCACTATTTTACTATTGTGCTGAACATTTAGATAATCAATCTATGAAACAAAAATTAGTTGATTACTATCTTAAACTAGCAAAATTTCAACACAATTTAAAAGAACTTTCAAATTATATTGTTATCAAAGTTTACTTTTCTCAATTTTGGAGTGAGATTGATCCTATTACTGATAAAGAGATTCAAGAGATAGTCAATTACTTATTAAAAAAAGATTATTATCAACAATTCGATTATCTAATTATATCAAATACTATTAGATTTTTTAGTACCAAACAACAAGACCTAGTTCTTTCAAGAGCAATTCCAATTTCTGATGAAGATTTAAGAGATTCTACAACTTTGAATTTTGCTTATAATATGCTTACAAATGTTATTTCCTCTAGAATTCATGAAAGAGATTATGAAGGTGCAGCGAAGTATCTATCAATTGCAAAAAAACAAGATAAAAAAGGTAAAAATTATAATTTTCGTATGAATCTCCAATATTTAAATAACTTGCTAGAGTATTTAGTAACGGGAGAGCACCATTACATGGAGTATCTATATGACTTTATCAAATTAATTGAAAATATTGGTGACCTTCAGCAAGCGGAAACTTTAAAAAAAGAGGTTACCTATTTGACTCACAGTAATTTCACCGTAACCGATAAAACAAGCTTTCCAAATGGCTTATTCAGATATTAA
- a CDS encoding glycoside hydrolase family 1 protein: protein MSNKTTAFPEGFLWGGATAANQLEGAYRSDGKGLSVADAMPGGKQRFQILGSDTFNWEIDEDKFIYPNHRGIDHYHRFKEDIALFAQMGFKCYRFSIAWARIFPKGDEATPNEAGLKFYDQVIDECLKHGIEPVITISHYEMPLHLAKEYGGWKNRKMIDFFEKYATVVLTRYGKKVNYWMTFNEINSAFHFPALSQGMVKATGAGDYQNIFQAWHNQFVASAKAVKIGHEINPDMQIGCMIIYATTYSIDANPINQMATLAQNQEFNFYCTDAQVRGEYPAYQQRMFDKYGVSDLEIGADDLELMKQYSVDYIGFSYYMSSAVNETAEEEDTVIGNLLGGVRNPFLEASEWGWQIDPEGLRIALNELYDRYQKPLFIVENGLGAIDKVDENFYVEDDYRIDYLRRHIEAMSDAINDGVDLMGYTPWGCIDLVSASTGEMSKRYGFIYVDLDDNGEGTMNRYEKKSFNWYKQVIETNGSDLN, encoded by the coding sequence ATGTCAAACAAAACAACAGCATTTCCAGAGGGATTTTTATGGGGTGGTGCAACTGCAGCGAATCAATTAGAAGGCGCTTATCGTTCAGACGGTAAAGGCTTATCAGTAGCAGATGCAATGCCTGGTGGTAAACAACGCTTTCAAATTTTAGGAAGTGATACATTTAATTGGGAAATTGATGAAGATAAATTTATTTACCCTAACCATCGTGGAATTGATCACTATCATCGTTTTAAAGAAGATATTGCACTGTTTGCACAAATGGGCTTCAAATGTTATCGTTTCTCAATTGCTTGGGCAAGAATTTTCCCTAAAGGGGACGAAGCAACACCAAATGAAGCAGGATTGAAATTTTATGATCAAGTGATCGATGAATGTTTGAAACATGGAATTGAACCTGTTATTACAATTTCACACTATGAAATGCCTTTACACCTTGCAAAAGAATATGGTGGCTGGAAAAATCGTAAAATGATCGATTTTTTTGAAAAATATGCAACGGTCGTTTTAACACGCTACGGTAAAAAAGTAAACTATTGGATGACGTTTAACGAAATCAACTCAGCATTCCATTTCCCAGCATTAAGCCAAGGAATGGTCAAAGCAACTGGTGCTGGTGATTATCAAAATATTTTCCAAGCATGGCATAACCAATTTGTGGCAAGTGCTAAAGCAGTTAAAATCGGTCATGAGATCAATCCAGATATGCAAATCGGTTGTATGATCATCTACGCGACAACCTATAGTATTGATGCAAATCCAATCAACCAAATGGCTACACTAGCTCAAAATCAAGAATTCAATTTTTATTGTACAGATGCTCAAGTTCGTGGTGAGTATCCAGCTTACCAACAACGGATGTTTGATAAATATGGTGTATCTGACTTGGAAATTGGTGCGGATGATTTAGAATTAATGAAACAATATTCTGTTGATTATATTGGTTTTAGTTACTACATGTCTTCAGCAGTTAATGAAACAGCGGAAGAAGAAGATACGGTGATCGGAAATTTATTAGGCGGTGTGCGTAATCCATTTTTGGAAGCAAGTGAATGGGGCTGGCAGATCGATCCAGAGGGATTAAGAATTGCTCTAAACGAATTATACGATCGGTATCAAAAACCTTTGTTTATCGTCGAAAATGGTTTAGGTGCGATTGATAAAGTAGATGAAAACTTTTATGTAGAAGACGACTATCGCATTGATTATTTACGTCGTCACATTGAAGCGATGTCTGACGCGATCAATGACGGCGTTGATTTAATGGGCTATACACCATGGGGTTGTATTGATTTAGTTAGTGCTTCAACAGGTGAAATGAGTAAACGTTATGGCTTTATCTATGTTGATTTAGATGATAATGGTGAAGGTACAATGAATCGCTATGAGAAAAAATCATTTAATTGGTATAAACAAGTGATTGAAACAAATGGATCGGATTTAAACTAG
- a CDS encoding beta-glucoside-specific PTS transporter subunit IIABC, translating into MSKNQEIAERVLTLVGGEENVNSVVHCATRLRFKLKDEGKADTEKLNQDSDVIQVVQSGGQYQVVIGSHVSDVYKELMAHSNLGDDDSEKDEGPKGNIFNQLIDIISSIFTPFLGAMAGAGVLKGFLTLALTLNWLTVESGVYVVLFAIADGIFTFLPILLAFTAAKKFKTNQFLAVCLAMALVHPSISALAGQTLSFAGIPVIIGASAYTSSVIPIILAVYVQSYVERFFKKIIPSFLQIICVPLAVFLVMAPVTFIAIGPIGTILGDLLGKGYNGIYGLSPIIAGAVMGGLWQVFVMFGMHWGFVPIMMLNLSQAGGGVDTMAPMLLPAVLAQGGAALAVFFMTKNVKLKGLALSSTMTSVFGITEPTVYGVTLPLKRPFIAACIGGAVGGAFIGFSHVQNYVFGLISLLSLPGFIPQDTKDTSGLIAAVIGTVIAFVIAFVLTFILKFEDKPEAGSETATKGNSSNSETQHGNKNDKIVLKSPITGTIVPLDKVEDQVFSSGALGKGIAVEPALGELYAPANGEITTLFPTGHAVGITTEDGAEVLMHIGMDTVEMDGDGFEILVKQGDKVKQGELLVKFDIEKIKAAGHPVVTPVVVTNSGDYLDVLDMDQTDVLHGEDFLAIVR; encoded by the coding sequence ATGAGTAAAAATCAAGAAATCGCTGAACGCGTCCTAACGTTAGTTGGCGGAGAAGAAAATGTGAACAGCGTAGTTCATTGCGCAACACGTCTACGTTTTAAATTGAAAGACGAAGGTAAAGCAGATACCGAAAAATTAAATCAAGATTCAGATGTGATTCAAGTCGTTCAAAGCGGCGGTCAGTATCAAGTCGTGATTGGTAGTCATGTTAGTGATGTTTATAAAGAGTTGATGGCTCATAGTAATTTAGGCGATGATGATTCAGAGAAAGATGAAGGTCCTAAAGGGAATATATTTAATCAATTAATTGATATTATTTCATCTATCTTTACACCATTCTTAGGAGCTATGGCTGGAGCTGGGGTTTTAAAAGGGTTTTTAACACTAGCCTTGACGCTAAATTGGTTGACTGTTGAATCAGGTGTTTACGTAGTTCTCTTTGCAATAGCAGATGGAATCTTCACATTCTTACCAATTCTTTTAGCATTTACAGCTGCGAAAAAATTCAAAACAAATCAGTTTTTAGCAGTCTGTTTAGCGATGGCATTGGTTCATCCAAGTATTAGTGCTTTAGCAGGTCAAACATTAAGCTTTGCGGGTATTCCAGTTATTATTGGTGCTAGTGCATATACGTCTTCTGTTATTCCAATTATTTTAGCAGTGTATGTTCAAAGTTATGTAGAACGTTTCTTTAAAAAAATCATTCCTTCGTTCTTACAAATTATCTGTGTTCCCTTGGCAGTATTCTTAGTAATGGCGCCAGTAACATTTATTGCAATTGGTCCAATCGGCACGATTTTGGGAGATTTATTAGGTAAAGGCTACAATGGAATCTATGGGCTTAGTCCAATTATTGCAGGAGCTGTGATGGGTGGTTTATGGCAAGTATTCGTTATGTTTGGTATGCATTGGGGTTTTGTACCAATCATGATGCTGAATCTTTCTCAAGCAGGTGGTGGCGTTGATACAATGGCACCAATGTTATTACCAGCTGTTTTAGCACAAGGTGGAGCAGCGCTAGCAGTCTTCTTTATGACAAAAAATGTAAAATTGAAAGGGTTAGCTCTTTCTTCTACAATGACTTCAGTATTTGGGATTACTGAGCCGACTGTTTATGGTGTCACATTACCACTTAAAAGACCATTTATTGCGGCTTGTATCGGTGGAGCTGTTGGTGGAGCATTTATCGGGTTCAGTCATGTTCAAAACTATGTATTTGGTTTGATTAGTTTACTAAGCTTGCCAGGCTTTATTCCACAAGATACAAAAGATACATCTGGTTTGATCGCAGCAGTTATTGGAACAGTAATTGCATTTGTGATTGCATTCGTCTTAACGTTTATTTTAAAATTTGAAGATAAACCGGAAGCAGGCAGTGAAACAGCTACAAAAGGCAACAGTTCTAATTCAGAAACGCAACATGGCAATAAAAATGATAAAATCGTCTTAAAAAGTCCAATTACTGGAACAATCGTTCCTTTAGACAAAGTAGAAGATCAAGTATTTTCATCTGGTGCATTAGGTAAAGGAATTGCAGTTGAACCAGCTTTGGGTGAACTTTATGCTCCTGCAAATGGAGAAATCACAACACTATTTCCAACAGGCCATGCAGTTGGAATCACAACTGAAGATGGTGCGGAAGTGTTGATGCACATCGGAATGGATACCGTTGAGATGGATGGTGACGGATTCGAGATTCTAGTGAAACAAGGTGATAAAGTCAAACAAGGGGAGCTCCTAGTTAAATTTGACATTGAAAAAATCAAAGCAGCAGGTCATCCCGTTGTAACACCTGTTGTAGTTACAAATAGTGGTGACTATCTAGATGTATTAGATATGGATCAAACAGATGTTTTACATGGTGAAGATTTCTTAGCGATTGTACGTTAA
- the licT gene encoding BglG family transcription antiterminator LicT, with product MNIEKILNNNVVMTKNESGEEIVCMGRGLAFQKKIGDVIDPAFIEKEFILKDSITSGQFQQLFADIPVEEVEIVKKIVDIAEEDLGIELSSNIYLTLTDHVHYAIMRAKEGLEMPNPLMFETKKFYPKEFAIARKGVALIKERLDIDFSESEAGFIAFHIVNSEQANGNMEVTMSATEMVRDILTIISRYFGKPFDEDSLNYQRIVTHLQYFAQRYLQNEAHDEEDDFLYELIQSKYPKAFQSVHRINDYLVKKYQKPIDKAEQIYLTIHIQRVVGEKKA from the coding sequence ATGAATATTGAAAAAATTTTAAACAACAATGTCGTCATGACAAAAAATGAATCAGGTGAAGAAATTGTCTGTATGGGCCGCGGTCTTGCATTTCAGAAGAAGATTGGGGATGTAATTGATCCAGCTTTTATTGAAAAAGAATTTATTCTTAAAGATTCCATCACTTCAGGACAGTTTCAGCAATTATTTGCAGACATTCCAGTAGAAGAAGTAGAGATCGTCAAAAAAATTGTCGATATAGCAGAAGAAGATTTAGGCATCGAGCTTTCATCTAATATATACTTAACGTTAACGGATCATGTGCATTATGCCATTATGAGAGCTAAAGAAGGTCTCGAAATGCCAAATCCACTAATGTTTGAAACAAAAAAGTTTTATCCGAAAGAGTTTGCTATTGCTAGAAAAGGCGTAGCGTTGATTAAGGAAAGACTGGACATAGATTTCTCAGAAAGCGAAGCTGGTTTTATTGCCTTTCACATTGTAAACAGTGAACAAGCCAATGGCAACATGGAAGTAACTATGTCGGCAACTGAAATGGTTCGAGATATCTTAACGATCATCAGTCGTTATTTCGGTAAACCATTTGATGAGGATTCACTGAATTACCAAAGAATCGTGACGCATTTACAATATTTTGCACAACGTTATTTGCAAAATGAAGCCCACGATGAAGAGGATGATTTTCTGTACGAATTGATTCAAAGTAAATATCCAAAGGCATTTCAATCAGTCCACAGAATCAATGATTATCTGGTTAAGAAGTATCAGAAACCAATTGATAAAGCGGAACAGATTTATTTGACCATTCACATCCAGCGAGTTGTTGGTGAGAAAAAAGCGTAA
- a CDS encoding rhodanese-like domain-containing protein: MFESISIPDFETLYTETELNVIDIRETSNYLKGHLAYSISLPATLLPNMLKKLNKEKTYHIISYSGRRSEIIASFMASKGFHAVYVIGGIQHFSQAF, from the coding sequence ATGTTTGAATCGATTTCTATTCCAGATTTTGAAACACTTTATACTGAAACTGAACTTAACGTTATCGACATCCGTGAAACCAGTAATTATCTAAAAGGACACTTAGCCTACTCAATATCACTACCTGCCACTCTTTTGCCAAATATGTTAAAAAAACTGAATAAAGAGAAAACCTATCATATCATTAGTTATAGTGGGCGGCGTTCTGAAATCATTGCCTCATTTATGGCTTCTAAAGGTTTCCATGCTGTCTATGTAATTGGTGGAATACAGCATTTTTCACAAGCATTTTAA